The genome window GACGGGGCCGGGAGGCCGGCACCCGTCCCGCGCATGAAAACAGGAGACAGCATGAAGACACGCATCAAGACTCTCGCCGCGGCCATGGCGCTGGCGGCGATCCCGGCGCTGGCGGCGCATGCCGAGTATCCGGACCGGCCCATCAAGCTGGTGGTGCCGCACGGGCCCGGAGGCGTCGCCGACACGGTATCGCGCATCTTCGCCGATGCGCTGGCGCGCGAACTCAAGCAGCCGGTCATCGTGGAGAACAAGGCCGGCGCCAGCACCATGATAGGCGCCGACTACGTCGCCAAGGCCGCGCCGGACGGCTATACGCTGCTGATGGCGTCGGTGACCACGCTGTCGATCAACCCTTCCTTGTATCCCAACATCACCTACGATCCCAAGCGCGACTTCGCGCCGGTTTCCATGGTGGCGGCGCTGCCGTTCTACCTGATGGCCAGCCCCACGCTGGGCGTCAAGAACGTGAAGGAACTGGTCGCGCTGGCCAGGTCCCGGCCGGGCCAGCTCAACTACTCGTCGCCGGGGTCGGGCACGTCGCCGCATCTGGTGGGCGCGCTGTTCGCGTCCATGGCGGGAGTCGACACCCTGCACGTGCCGTACAAGTCCACCGCCTCGGCCGAGGTCGATCTGAACGCCGGCCGCATCCATTTCGCCTTCACCGGTTCGGGCATGGCGCCGATCCGGTCGGGCCGGGTGATCGGCCTGGGCGTGACCAGCGGCGAGCGCCTGGCCTCCATGCCCGAGCTGCCGACGCTGAAGGAACAGGGCCTGGACCTGGAGGCGACCGTCTGGAACGGCGTGGTCGCGCCCGCAGGCACGTCGCCCGAGATCGTCGGCAAGCTGGCCGCCGCATTTGCGCGGATCGCCCGGTCGCCGGACGTCAAGGAGAAGGTGCAGGCGCACGGCGGCATCACGGTGGGCAATACGCCCGCCGAATTCAAGCGTCTGATCGATACCGAGGCCGCGCGTTGGGAGAAGGTGATCAAGGAGGCCAGCATCACCGTGCAGTGACGAGGCCGGGATGCCGAGGGGCCGGCCGCCGCCGGCCCGCTGTCCGGGATCAGCCGCCCCAGAAACCGCTGATGCCGGCGATGCCGTGCGCGCCGTGCGCCACGGCCGTCGCGCGCGTGTCCGCGGATTGTCCGCCCAGCGCGAGCACCGGCAGGCCGGCATGCAGCGCCAGCGTGCCGAAGGTCTCCCAGCCCAGGCCGGGCTGGCCGGGATGCGAGCGCGTGGGCAGCACCGGTGCCAGCACCGCGAAGTCGGCGTCCAGCTGGCGTGCTCGCTCCAGTTCCGCGGCGTCGTGGGCCGACACGCCCAGCATCGCGCCGGGTGGCAGCGCGGGGCGCTGGCCCGGGATGTCGGCGGCGCGCAGATGCAGGCCGTCGGCATCGGCGATCCAGTCGCGTGGATGGGCACTGTTGAGCAGGACCCGCGCACCGGCCGGCCGGGCGCGCGCCACCACCTGTTTCAGCACCTGGCGCAGTCCGTCGTCGGCCGCGCCGCCGGGCCAACCCGGCTCGCGGAACTGGACCAGCTTCAGGCCCGAGGCCAGCGCGGCATCCAGGCGTTGCAGGAAGGCGTCGACGTTGCCGGGCGCGCCGATGTTCGTGATGGCATAGGTCTCGGGCACGTGCAGCCACCGCAGCGGCGGCAGCGTGGCCGGCAGCAGGGGGCCGATGCGCGGCTCCAGCGCCAGTCCCAGCGCATCCTCGGGCGCCTGCGCGCGCGCCTGGGCCGCTTCCAGGTCGGTCGGCTGTTCGCCCCCGGCGATGCGCGCTTCCAGCGCCTTCAACCGTTCCGCGTGATCGTGCCGCGCCGCCTGTATCTCGGCCGCGCCCGCATCCCGTATCCGCCCCCATTGCAGCGCCTGCGACTCCAGCCCCCGAGGCTCGCCTTCCCAGCGCGTGACGCGGCAGAAATACAGCCTGACGGTGGCGTGCGAGTAGGCGTGCACGTGCGTGACCCAGGTCGATGACTCCAGCACCGTCACGCCCAGCTCTTCCTTCAGCTCCCGCGCCAGGGCCTGCAAGATCGTCTCGCCCGGCTCCAGCTTGCCCCCGGGCAGCTCCCACCATCCCGCATAAGGCTTGCCTTCGGGCCGCTGGCCCAGCAGCAACCGCCCGTCCGGCTGCAGCATCACGCCCACCGCGACATCGACGACTTTCACACCAGAATCCAGAATCCCCATTCACCTTCCTAAAGAAGAAACCCGCACAAGACCCAGGATGCGGTGGATCCGGCTCCGCCGGTCCACCCGCATCGCCCCCCTGGGGGGGCGCGCGTCAGCGCGTAGGGGGGGGGACATCCCTCCCGGCCCAGTCTTTCGCGAATTGCCAGGCAACCCGGCCGGAGCGCGAGCCGCGTTCCAGCGTCCATTGCAGCGCCGACGTGCGCGAGCGCGCGATGGACTCCTCGCTGCATCCCAGGTCGCGCAGCCAGTGCGCGACGATATCCAGGTAGTCATCCTGCTTGAACGGATAGAAGGACAGCCACAGGCCGAAGCGCTCGGACAGCGAGATCTTTTCCTCGACGGTTTCGCCCGGGTGGATCTCGCCGTCGCTCTGATGCTTGGCCTGCAGGTTCTCGTGCATGTATTCCGGCATCAGGTGGCGCCGGTTGGACGTGGCGTAGATCAGCACGTTCTGGGTCGAGGCGGCGATGGAGCCGTCCAGCACTGATTTGAGCGCCTTGTAGCCGGCCTCGCCTTCCTCGAACGACAGGTCGTCGGCGAAGACCAGGAAGCGCTCCGGCCGCTCGGCCACGGTCTCGACGATCTCCTGCAGGTCGCCCAGGTCGCTCTTGTCGACCTCGATCAGCCGCAGCCCGCGGTCGCCATAGGTGGCCAGCATGGCCTTCACCAGCGAACTCTTGCCGGTGCCGCGGGCGCCGGTCATGAGCACGTTGTTGGCCGGCTTGCCTTCCAGGAACTGCACCGTGTTGCGGTCGATCACTTCTTTCTGGCGGTCGATGTGCTGCAGGTCGTCCATGTCGATGCGCGCGATGTGCCGCACCGGCTCCAGCCAGCCCCGCGTTCCGCGCTTGCGCCAGCGGAAGGCGTGGGAGTTCCAGTCCACGGGGGGCGGGGCGGGGGGCAACCAGGCTTCGAGCTGGGCGAGGACGCCCTCGGCGCGTTTCAGGAAAGAGGCCAGATCGACAGGTGGGGAGGACTCGTTCGGCACAGCGGCGTTCCTATCTTCGGCCGGCGCCGCGCGGGCCCCGGATCGTGTTCTTGAACGACGGATACCGGCCCGGGCGGGCAGGCCGCACGGGCCGGTATCCATCTACGGCATCGGGTATTGCACCATTTTTTTCGATGGCGCGCCCGGCGGGGCGGGCGGATGTCGTCGCAACTCGCGTTCCAATTCCGGGCTGGCGATGTCGCTCAAGGGGCGGATGGCCTGCTCCAGCGTGCGGATGAGCGAAGGTGTGGCACCGTGCGCTTCGAATACTTGCTTCCAACTGCGTACGGCACCCCATACGCGGCGGATCACGGCCAGCGCGGCGGGCTTGTCGGGAACGAAAGCCGCGAACTCGCTCATGGCGTTGTCCAGTGTGGCGAGCTTTCCTTGCAGGCCCACGCTCAGGTGCAGCCGGCGCTCTCGCGCGACCGTCGGACGCGGGACGACGTCATAGAGCGGACTCAGCCGCCAACCGGACAATTGGGCGTCATAGGAGAAGGCGTGATTGCGCAGATGGTCGTCATCGTTGTTGACGAAGATGTTCAGTGCCATCCTGGCGAACAATTCTTCGTTGTCGGCCGCGATGCAGGCAGGCGCCACCTGTTCGCGTATGGTCTGTGCAAGATCCCTGTAGCCTTTGGCCGCGGAGTCAATCTCCGGACATCCCATCATCGTCAGCGCGCTGGCTTGCGGGATACGCCCCTCGGTGAAACCGGCCTGGGGCCGGGAGTCATAGCCGCGAGAGCCGACCGGCAAGGGCTGGCCGGCCGGCGCCCAGTAGCGATCGAAGCGGCGCACCAGCAGCACGCGCTGGGCTCCGACGGCGAGGACTCGCAGCGGTGGCACAGTGAGGCCTGCCGCGCGAGCCAGGTCCAGGGCGCCGGCTTCGACCACGGCCATGTCGTAGGCGTCGTTTCGCGCGGGGAATTTGGCCAGCCACAGCACGCCGTCCTCGTCGCGCAAGGACGCCTTCGGGCGTGCCCCGCCCGCCGAGGGAGCGCCGCCCAGGTACGGAATGAGATGGCCGGGGACGGGCTCGCCCGCGTCCACGGCGGCAGCGGCTTGCAGCAGATACGGCAGGCTCGCCAGATTTCCGGCCGGATTTCGGGTCGGTGCATCCAGCGCTTCGCGTACGTCAAGCGCGCCCACGCGATCGCTGCCCGCTTCAAGCAGATAGGTGAACTCGTCCAGGCTGTTGGGCGCGGCGTTCAGCCGCGCTTCGATGACGCGCCGGCCCCAGGCGTCGGGGGCGGCGTCACGGATGCCGCCGAATTCATCCAGTCCGGCCGATGGATACCAGCGTGTACCGGGACGTTCCCGCGCTCGCGCCAGGCTCAACGCGCGAGGGTCGACATCGAAGGCCTCCGGGCGTTTTAGATAGCGCAAGCCGTAGGCGAAGCTCATGACCTGCTGGTCCGAAGCCGCGCGTTCCTTGTCCAGCAGCCCCGCAGGCACGAAATGGTGCCGGTGGTCGGCACGGTCGGCGATGTGGGCGAAGATCGCGACGCGGTCGTGGGAGCGACGGGGGGGCAAGGTCAGTCCTCAAAAGTCCAGGTCGCGCAGCTCGTTCCTGGTCGCGGCGCGCACGCGTTGCGGGAGCTTGCGCGCATGAAGGGCGATCAGGGCGGGCGCCTCGCCCGACAACAGGGTTAACAGCGAGACGTCCGGC of Pigmentiphaga sp. H8 contains these proteins:
- a CDS encoding ATP-binding protein, with protein sequence MPNESSPPVDLASFLKRAEGVLAQLEAWLPPAPPPVDWNSHAFRWRKRGTRGWLEPVRHIARIDMDDLQHIDRQKEVIDRNTVQFLEGKPANNVLMTGARGTGKSSLVKAMLATYGDRGLRLIEVDKSDLGDLQEIVETVAERPERFLVFADDLSFEEGEAGYKALKSVLDGSIAASTQNVLIYATSNRRHLMPEYMHENLQAKHQSDGEIHPGETVEEKISLSERFGLWLSFYPFKQDDYLDIVAHWLRDLGCSEESIARSRTSALQWTLERGSRSGRVAWQFAKDWAGRDVPPPTR
- a CDS encoding type II toxin-antitoxin system HipA family toxin translates to MPPRRSHDRVAIFAHIADRADHRHHFVPAGLLDKERAASDQQVMSFAYGLRYLKRPEAFDVDPRALSLARARERPGTRWYPSAGLDEFGGIRDAAPDAWGRRVIEARLNAAPNSLDEFTYLLEAGSDRVGALDVREALDAPTRNPAGNLASLPYLLQAAAAVDAGEPVPGHLIPYLGGAPSAGGARPKASLRDEDGVLWLAKFPARNDAYDMAVVEAGALDLARAAGLTVPPLRVLAVGAQRVLLVRRFDRYWAPAGQPLPVGSRGYDSRPQAGFTEGRIPQASALTMMGCPEIDSAAKGYRDLAQTIREQVAPACIAADNEELFARMALNIFVNNDDDHLRNHAFSYDAQLSGWRLSPLYDVVPRPTVARERRLHLSVGLQGKLATLDNAMSEFAAFVPDKPAALAVIRRVWGAVRSWKQVFEAHGATPSLIRTLEQAIRPLSDIASPELERELRRHPPAPPGAPSKKMVQYPMP
- a CDS encoding tripartite tricarboxylate transporter substrate binding protein; the encoded protein is MKTRIKTLAAAMALAAIPALAAHAEYPDRPIKLVVPHGPGGVADTVSRIFADALARELKQPVIVENKAGASTMIGADYVAKAAPDGYTLLMASVTTLSINPSLYPNITYDPKRDFAPVSMVAALPFYLMASPTLGVKNVKELVALARSRPGQLNYSSPGSGTSPHLVGALFASMAGVDTLHVPYKSTASAEVDLNAGRIHFAFTGSGMAPIRSGRVIGLGVTSGERLASMPELPTLKEQGLDLEATVWNGVVAPAGTSPEIVGKLAAAFARIARSPDVKEKVQAHGGITVGNTPAEFKRLIDTEAARWEKVIKEASITVQ
- a CDS encoding thiamine phosphate synthase, encoding MLQPDGRLLLGQRPEGKPYAGWWELPGGKLEPGETILQALARELKEELGVTVLESSTWVTHVHAYSHATVRLYFCRVTRWEGEPRGLESQALQWGRIRDAGAAEIQAARHDHAERLKALEARIAGGEQPTDLEAAQARAQAPEDALGLALEPRIGPLLPATLPPLRWLHVPETYAITNIGAPGNVDAFLQRLDAALASGLKLVQFREPGWPGGAADDGLRQVLKQVVARARPAGARVLLNSAHPRDWIADADGLHLRAADIPGQRPALPPGAMLGVSAHDAAELERARQLDADFAVLAPVLPTRSHPGQPGLGWETFGTLALHAGLPVLALGGQSADTRATAVAHGAHGIAGISGFWGG